A genomic window from Maylandia zebra isolate NMK-2024a linkage group LG20, Mzebra_GT3a, whole genome shotgun sequence includes:
- the mul1 gene encoding mitochondrial ubiquitin ligase activator of NFKB 1 → MDSSGKPSTAQIVVLATSSALTAFFYSIYRSRATIVARLKEAKKVSHDQDLKTILSETPGRCIPYAVIEGVVRSVKETLNSQFVDNCKGVIERLTLKEEKMVWNRTTHIWNSTEKIIHQRINTVPFALGSHDDDIASTVRVIRPLDAAELDLETTYENFHPTVQSLSSVIGHFISGERPKGIHETEEMLRVGDSITGVGELVLDNNLIKLQPPKQGFCYFLTRLDYESLLRKQGTSVRLWRILAIVFGMAACSTLLYILWKQYMHRRQSKKERSILEEFKEQQRKRLRELNIEESSISPTSCTVCLSQDRSCVFLECGHVCTCSQCYEALPEPKKCPICRASIDRVVPLYNS, encoded by the exons ATGGACTCCAGTGGGAAGCCCTCAACGGCACAGATTGTGGTTTTAGCCACAAGCTCGGCTCTGACCGCATTCTTCTATTCCATTTACAGAAGCAGAGCTACAATAGTTGCCAGATTAAAG gaagcaaagaaagtcTCCCATGACCAAGATTTGAAAACCATCCTGTCTGAAACTCCTGGAAGATGTATCCCATATGCCGTCATAGAAG GTGTGGTGAGATCTGTGAAGGAAACACTAAACAGCCAGTTTGTCGATAACTGCAAAGGTGTCATTGAGAGGCTGACGCTGAAGGAGGAGAAGATGGTGTGGAACCGCACCACTCACATATG gaacagcacagagaaaatcATCCATCAGCGCATTAACACAGTTCCCTTTGCCCTCGGGTCACATGATGACGATATCGCTTCCACAGTCCGAGTTATACGCCCGTTAGATGCAGCGGAGTTGGATCTGGAGACCACCTACGAGAACTTCCACCCCACAGTCCAATCCTTGTCCAGTGTTATTGGTCACTTCATCAGCGGGGAGCGACCAAAAGGCATCCACGAAACCGAGGAGATGCTGCGTGTGGGTGACAGCATCACAGGAGTCGGAGAGCTGGTCCTGGATAACAACCTGATTAAGCTCCAACCACCCAAACAGGGCTTCTGTTATTTCCTCACTCGGCTGGACTACGAGTCTCTCCTGCGGAAGCAGGGGACCAGCGTTAGACTCTGGAGGATTCTGGCGATTGTGTTCGGCATGGCTGCCTGCTCCACGCTCCTCTACATCCTGTGGAAGCAATACATGCATCGCAGACAGAGCAAGAAGGAGAGAAGCATACTTGAGGAGTTCAAGGAACAACAGAGGAAGCGTTTGCGTGAACTTAACATAGAGGAAAGCAGCATATCCCCCACCAGCTGCACTGTCTGCCTGAGCCAGGATCGCTCCTGCGTGTTTCTAGAGTGTGGTCATGTGTGTACCTGCAGCCAGTGCTACGAGGCCCTGCCAGAGCCAAAGAAATGCCCCATTTGCAGGGCATCTATAGACAGGGTGGTGCCTCTTTACAACAGCTAA